CCGGTGGAGTACCCCACGGCCTGTTCCCCGCAGGCCTGGTCGACGGGAGCCCCGCTGCTGCTGATCCGGACCATGCTCGGCATCGAGCCGCACGAGGGGCACCTCGCGGTGGATCCCCGGCTGCCTGTCGGCATGGGCCGGATCGAGGTGCTGGACATCCCCGGTCGGTGGGGCCGGGTGGACGCCTTCGCCCGGGGCCGGCTACGGCTGGAGCACCACCCTGAGTGAGCCGGGACGTCCGGGCGTGACCGCCGGCCCGCAGGGGCGTGCGCCGGGCACGCTCGGACGTCCGCTCGGTCTTCGGGACACGGCCGGCAGGGTAATGTCACGACATGCCGGAACTCGTGTACCCGCCTGTGATCGCCGCCGCCAAGACGATGTTCCGGGTCCTCGACCTGCGTATCACCGTGGAGGGCGCGCACCACGTGCCGCGCGCCGGCGGGGCGGTTCTGGCCAGCAACCACGTCAGCTACCTCGACTTCATCTTCTGTGGTCTCGGCGCGCAGGAGTCGAAGCGGCTGGTCCGCTTCATGGCCAAGGAGTCGGTCTTCACGCACAAGGTCTCCGGTCCGCTGATGCGCGGCATGCGACACATCCCGGTGAACCGGGAGGCCGGCACCGGCTCGTACAACGAGGCCGTCGACGCGCTGCGGCGCGGCGAGGTGGTCGGCGTCTTCCCGGAGGCGACGATCAGCCGCTCGTTCACCGTGAAGAGCCTGAAGACCGGCACCGTCCGGATGGCCCAGGAGGCCGGGGTGCCCGTACTGCCGGTCGCGCTCTGGGGCGGCCAGCGGCTCTGGACCAAAGGCCGCCCGCGTACGCTCACCCGCCGGCACGTGCCGATCACCATCCTGATCGGTGAGCCGCTGGACCCGGCCGCCTACCAGTACGCGGGCAAGATGAACGCCGACCTGAAGACCCGACTCGCCGCCCTGGTCGACCGGGCCCAGCGGGAGTACCCGGAGCAGCCATCCGGCCCGGACGACACCTGGTGGCAGCCGGCCCACCTCGGCGGCACCGCGCCCACCCCCGAAGAGGCCGACATCCTGGACGGCAAGCCACCACGCCCCGCCCGAACCGCCTGACTGGGCTGAGGAAAGCCCCGCCGGCTGCGCGCCGTGCCCGCTGAGTAATCAGGAACGCGAGCGGACCCGGACACCCTCCCGATTGTGAAGCCGTTGGTCAGTGTCGGCGAACACCGTTAGGCGACGGCGTTCGCGGAGCGGCCCGAGGTCGAGGCCGGTGGTGGGCGGTCCCGCGTCGTCGAGGTACAGAGTGCGCAGCCGGGGCATCGTGGTCAGCGGCCCCAGATCGGTCAGACCGGCGCAGTTCTGCAGGTCGACCGTCTCCAGGGTGGGATGACCGGTCAGCGGGGCGAGATCGAGTGGACCAGGATAGGAGTCGAGGTCGAGGTGATCGAGCGGTAGGCCGTGTAACAGCGCCAGATCCAGGCCTGGCACGTCGAGCTGCATCAGGAGCAGAGTCTTCAGGCCCCGAAGGTTGGCGACGTGCTCCAGTACGCGGGGGTCCGTGCAACCGATGAGCCCGAGAAACTCCAACGCGGGAAGCTGCCGCAGGAATCCCACGTCGTCCAGCGGGCGCCGGCCCGAAGCGGCGCTGAGGACCATCGAACGCAGGCCCGGCAGGTTGGTTAGCTGCCGCCAGCTGTACGGCCGACACATGTCATACAGGCCCAGCGACGTGAGCCGAGGGAACCGGGCAAGCCAGGACAGGTCCGTTCTTCCGCTGGGCGGTGGCGGGAAAACGAGGCTGAGGTCTCGGAGTGAGGCGAGGGTGGTGGGAAGCGCCGCGGGATCCAGCGGCAGGCGGACGACCAGTTGTTCCAGGGCGGGATGAGCACGGAGGGCGCTGATCTCCCTGTCGATGGGTCCACGGATCCCCCGCTCCAAGATCAGGCCTTGGAGCGGCGGAAGGGAGCGGACGACCTCCGGCGAGGGCTGGACGTTGAACTGGACGTGGCGGAGGTGCCGGAGGTGATGGGTCATCGGCGCGGTCCACTCGTCAACGGTGATCCGTCCATTCAGTAGCGGGGAGTCGACGAGGACACGGCGGCCGTACTCGTCGGGCTCGAAGTAGTCGGCGGCCTGGATCAGGGCATCGACTACCGGGGTACGGGCGTCCGCGCCGTACCGGGTGAGCTTTTCCAACGCACGGGGGCCGCCGACGAAGGCGGCGGTGAAAACCACGGCCGCCGCCACCGACGGGGTGAGCTCGGTGAGGTCGTCGGCGAGGTAGTCGAGGACGCGATCCCCGGCCAGCGCGAGGGAACGTGCCTCCACCTTGCTACGGGGCGGCAGGAGCGCCACCAGGCTGGCGTCGATGCGGTCCTGGATCGTTGGGCTCAGCCCCGGGGCGGTCTCCACGCAGGCCGCCGCTAGCAGCCGTAGCCAGCGCTGCTTCCGGCCGGGCGCGACGTCGGCTCGGTCGAGGAGTCCGCCGATCAGCCGCTGCCGGTACTCGCTGTTGGCCAGGCCGGCGGTCATGATGACGGTTTCCCGCCAGATGTCCCGCCCGGCCATCTCCAGCAGCGCGTCGATGTAGTTCTCCTCGGCGATCTCCTTCGCCGCCAGGTATTCCTGGAACGTCCGGTGTACGAAGGAGAGCCGGTCCTCGGCGACGTCCTTGAGTACCCCGCTGCGGTCCAGCAGATGCTCGAACACGTCCGCTGGTTCGGCGGTGACCTTCGGCATGGTGGCCAGCTTCCGGGTCACGTGCTCCTGGGCCTGCCCGGTGTCCAGCTCCGACCGGTTGCTGATCGCCAGTCGCCAGGCCAGGTCCTGGAGCAGCGTCCGGGCGTGCTGCGCGCCCAGCCCCACCCGCCGGTACGCGGGCACGTTCCGGGCCGTGTCGCGCCGTTCCAACAGCATGTCCAGGGCGGCCTGGTAGAGGCTGATCCGGTCGTGCGGCAGGTCGTCGCCCCGGTCGAGGTTCAACGCGCAGAGCATCGCGCACATAAGCGGGTTGGTGGCCAGCCCCCGCAGGTGCCGGTTGGCTTCCAGCCGGGCCAACAGCCGACGTTCGTACCGGGGCAGCTCGTCGATCCGGCACGGCAGGTGGCGCGCGCCGCCGATGGCTTGGTGCCAACGGCCGACGAAGACCACGATGTCGGCGGGACTCATCTGTTCCAGCATCAGGGCGGCGAAGTCCTTGCCGGCCAGCCAGCGGGCCGAGGCCGCCGTGGGGCGGGAGGTCACCACGACAATTATCCCCGGATACCGGTGCAGGATCCGGCGCAGCCACTCCCGGACGGCGGCTCGCTGGCTGCGCACCAGTTCGTCGACCCCGTCGACGAGGAGCAGGGCCCGGCCCTCGGCGAAGATCCGCTCGACCCAGCCGGCCGGTGCCTCGGTGGCGAACTGGGCCATGTCGTCGCCGAGCTGCGGGCCGACCAGGGGCAGCGGCCGGTCGGCGTACGCGCGCAGCTTGACGAGGAAGGGCACCCGCCCGTTCCAGTCCTGAAGCTCGCCGGTGAACCCATGGCGGGCGGCGTTGATCGCCAGCCAGCGCAGCAGAGTGCTCTTGCCGGAGCCCGCCTCGCCCCGGAGCAGGACGCGACGGTGCTGGCCGAGCGCTCCCTCCACCCGCAGGCCGGTCTGGCCGTCACCGACCAGGCCCTTACCGGACCTGGCGTTGACCAGCCGGCCGAAGGCGCCCTGGACGGGTGGCCGGACCGCGGAGGCCCGGCGACCCGCGCCGCCGCTGGAGTCGGTGACGCTGAGACTGAGGTACGCGATGCTGAGCGTCGTCTCCGGGGTGAAGTTGTGCACGTCCACCCCGAAGAGTTCGAGCTGGTCATGGTGCTTGGAGACGAACTGCAGGTACCGCTGCTCGAAGGAGTCGTCGTCGCCCGCGTCCGTGCGCGGGGGAGCGGGCAGCCGGGCGAGCACCTCGGCCAGGTCGGCGGAGAGCCGGGAGAACCGGGCGAGGATCTCCTGGCTGGCCCGGTTGGTGAACTCCGGCAGGTGCCGGACCAGCTCGACGTGGCAGCGTACGCAGTCGGCCAGCACCCGTTCGCCGAGCCGGGTGGCCGCCTCGCTCAGCCCGGCCCGTTCGGCGGCGGCGGTGTAGGCGGGTTGGAGTGCCCGGGTGAGCCGGACCGGGTCGGCGTCGGCGGCGAAGAGCTGTTCGTCGGACGACACCCCCGCCGTGACCACCCGACTGACCGTGTCGAGGGTGGCCGTGACCTCGTGCTCGGGCAGGTTGCCGTACTCGGTCTCGAAGGTCTGCTCGATGCGTTCGGTGACCTCCGTGACCAGGCTCTGCATCTGGGTCTCGGCCTTGCGGCGCACGATCCGGTCCCGGAACGTCGTGGCGACCAGCTCCGACAGGTCGAGGCTGCGGGCGTCCCTGGCCTGTCGGTGCCCCAGCCACTGCCCGACGGCGCGGGTCACCACCGCCTTCGCCAACCCGGTCGCGGCGGTTTCGATCAGCGGCATTCGACGCTCCCCATCCGTGGACCGATCCACCCGGAGGCCATCCGGCACAGAGTTGAGGAGCCTAGGTGATGGCCAGGGCGCAGTCCATGATGGACGGCGTCAGCAGGCCGAGCCGGGACGGTCGGTGAGGGACCGGCGGGGCACGCGGCGGAGCCGGGCCGAGGCGGGGTAGTAGTCGTCGCGGCTGAGGAACTCCAGCGGCAGCGACGCGGGCAGGGTGACTGACGCGCCACGTACCGCCGCCCCGGTGCCCGCCCGGCGGAGCAGCACGTCCCGCTCGGCGACCGACAACTCCACGACCTCGGGGTTGGCCAGCCGGAACGCGGCCACCGAGCGGCGGACCAGCCGGGTCAGCGTGGCGATCTCCCGGGTCGGTCCACTGAGGGCGAGCGCGGGCTGCGCGATGGTCCGCAGCGAGTCGCAGACGACCAGCAGGTCGGCCGAACCGTCCGGGGCGGTCGGCCGCAGGTCCAGCCGGGACGGCCACTGCCAGCGGATCTGCCCACTGGCCGGGCGGGCCGCCCGGGGGCGAGACCGGTGCCGGGGGCCGGTATCGACCGGGGCCAGGGCCAGGTCACCGCAGACGTACACGATCCGCCGGTCGGTGACGGTCACCGTGGCGGTCGGGGCGAGCAGCCACTGCCGACGGTCGACGGTCGGGCCGAGCAGGTGGCCCGCGAGGGTCAGCCGGTGCCGCGCGAGCATCCGCTCGCCCGGCTCGGGGACCGGCTCGTGGTGCCGGCCGAGCACGGGTCGGTCGGCGGTCCCGGCCGCGTCGAACCGGTGCGGAGCGATGAAGAACGGGGATCCGTCGTCGGATGTCACCACGGCCTCCCGGCGTACGGCGTGCGGGCGGTCTGCCGTCGAGCGTTCCCGCCCGACGGGCCGCTGTCATGACAGCCGTTAGGGGGTCGGCCGGTCCGACGACGCGTACGACTGGTAGACGCCGATCTCCTCCGGACGGATCAGGCCGTCCTCGATCGCCCGGGCGAGCAGCGCCGCCTTGGTGGCGGCCGGACGCCCGGCCCGGGTGTACTTGATCCGTGCCCGGTCGACGTACTGCTTCACGGTGTGCTCGCTGATCCGCATCCGGCGGGCCACCGACGCCTTCGACATCGACTGGAACCAGAGCAGCAGCGCCTCCCGTTCCTTGTCGGACAGGGCCGGCCGGTCCGGGCGGGCGTCACCGACCATCGCCCCGGCCAGCGTGGGCGGGACGTACGCCCGGTCGCTCGCCGCCGCCAGCACCGTGGCCACGCAGTGTTCCCGCCCCTCGTGCTTGGCGAGGAACGCCACCGCCCCCGCGTCCAGCACGGCGAGCATCGTCTCCGGCTCGGTGTGTTCGGAGTAGACCACCACCCGCCGGCCCGCCGCGCTGAGCCCGGCCACGGAGTCCACCGCCATCCGGCCGTGCAGGCGCAGGTCCAGCAGGACCACGTCGGCGTCCGGGGCGTCCCGCAGCACCACGTCCGGATCGTCCCCGGTGGCCACCACCGTCAGTCGCGGCTCGACGGCGAGCCACGACCGGATGCCCTCGACCACCACCGGGTGGTCGTCCACGATTGCCACGCGTACCGGACCGCTCACCGCGCCCGCCACCGTGTCCGCGTCCATCCGACCTCCCCGTCGCGTTCGTACTCGTATTCGACCGTGTCGTCGGCCCGCCGGAACGGGCTGCCTTCCAGGATGCCCCGTTCCGGCGCGATCAGACTGATCTCCACGGCGTCCGGTCCTGCCACGACGGTGAGCCGGGCCTGGTCCCGCGCGTCGGCCAGGCCGGCGGCGAGCGGGTCCACCAGGCGTCGGCGTACCTGCACCGGCAACGGTGGCGGGGACCCCACGACGACCAGGTCCACCACGACGCCCCGCCGTTCGGCCAGGTCCGCGCTGGCCCGCAACTCGTGCAGCAGCGGGTCGGGCACGTCGTCGGACTCGGCGATCAGCCGGCGCAGCCGGGCCGCAGCGAGGGCGCAGCGTCGCTGCACCGCCGGATCCCCGGGGTCGGCCCGGCCGGCTGCGAGGTCGGTGAGGATCTCCCCGGCCGTGGCGTCGACCAGGGCCAGCCGGTCCCGCCGGTCCCGCTGGGCCTGGGCGGCGGCCAGTCGCTGGGCGGTCACGGCAGCGTTGACCGACGCGGCGTGGGCCCGTTCGGCGGCGAGGGCGGTGAGGGTCGCGGCGCCGACGGCGAGCGCCAACGGCAGCACCGTCACGCCATAGACGTACATCGCGTAGCGGCTCAGGTCGGCGGCGTCCGCGCCCTGGGCGAGCACCGCGACCAGCGCGATCACCGCCCCGGCGGTGACGGTGGCGACCAGCTCCCGCAGCGGCCGTCCCCAGAGGAACAGCACCGCGAACCAGCCGACCGTTCCCCAACCCCAGTTCGCCGAGGAGAACAGGAACTCCGCGCCGCTGGCCGGGAAGACCACCGCGTCGACCACCAGCAGCCCGACCACCAGCGGCCACCCCGGCAGCGGCTCGTCGCGCAGCAGCCGTCCCGCCGCGACCGCCCCGACCAGCGCCACCGCCAGCCACCCGCCGCCGACCACCCACGGCCACCGCAGGTCCGGCCAGTCCAGCAGTACGGCCGGCAGGCTGACCAGCAGGTGCCAGCCGTACGCGATCACCACCGCCGCGATCCGGGCGCCCCGGTCGGAGGCGCTGGCCACCGCCCCGGCCACCCCCGGCGACAGGCCGTCCGGGGCGATCGGGTCGGTGGCCGGTGGCATGCCGTCCCAGGCGGCCGGGTCGGCGGGCGGTGGCATGCCGTGCCAGGCGGGCGGCGGGGTGGCAGCGGTCGGCGGGTCAGTCCGCATCCGGCCACTCCAGCCGGATCCGGGTGCCCCGCCCGGGAGCCGTGTCGACCAGAGCCCGTCCGCCCACCGCCGCCATCCGGCCCCGGATCGACTCGCGTAGCCCGTACCGGTGGGCCGGGACCCGCGCCGGGGCGAAGCCCGGCCCGTCGTCGGCCACCTCGACCACGACGGTGTCGGTGACCCGGTCCAGGCTCACCCGCACCGCCGCGCCCGGCGCGTGCCGCAGCACGTTGGCCAGGGCGGCGGCGGTGCCCTCCACGAACGCGACGGCCACCTCCATCGGCACCGGGTGTCCGGCGGGGAGGTCCACGGCGACCGGCAGGTCCGGAAAACGGGCGACCGCTCGGCGCAGCCACTCGTCCAGGGCCGCCCGGGTCGCGTCGCCGCCAGCGGGCGGGGAGTCCGACTTGTGCTCCGTCGGAGTCCCGGTGGCGGCGAGGGTACGCAGGTCCGCCGCGGCCCGTTCGCGCAGCAGCGGGGAACCGGAGCGGACCGCACCCAGCCCCACCATGGTCAGCGTGGAGAGCACCGTGTCGTGCAGGTCCCGGTTCTGCCGCCGTTCGACCTCCCGGGCGGTCCGGGCGATCAGGGCCTCCCGCAGCACGCGCTGCCGTTCGGCGAAGGCCGCGTCCGCCCGGCGGCTGCTGCCGCGCAGCACCGTGGTGAGGGCGGTGGTCGAGGCGGTCTGCACCAGCAGGGTGACCGCGTGCGCGACGGCCTCGGTGTCGTTGCCGGCCAGGTGGGCGCCGGTCGCGTACGCGGCGGTGACCAGCAGCCCGGCGGGCACCGCCCAGCGGGGACGCAGGGCGAGTTGGGCGACGATCACCGAGGTGCTGGCCAGGATCGCCACCCAGCTCACCTCGCCGGGCAGCACCTCCGTGGCGACCAGGTGCGGGAGGAGCAGGCACGCGGCCACGGTCAACATCACGTCCACCCCGATCAGCCCGGGGGTGAGCCCGGACCGGCGACCGGACTGGGCGAACCAGACCGACCAGCCGGTGAGCACGACGACCGCGACGACCAGCAGCACCGGCTCGACCGGCTCGGTACGGACCGCCAGGGCGGCGCCGGCACCGGCGAGGCCACAGGTCAGTCGGACCATGATCGGCAGGGTGGTGAAGACCCGGTTCAACGCGTCGCCGGCCGGGCTGACAGTGGGCGGGTGACCGGTCGGTGTGCCCATGGTGATGACGTCGGATCAGTCGGTGCGGCCGGCGACCCGGGCGGCGTGCTGCGCGACCGTCGCGCCGAAGATCCCGTCCAGGTGGCCGCACTCCCGGCAGCGCAGATCCCGCCCGAGGTGACCGTGGCAGTGCCCGCAGCGTCCCACGTCGTCCGGATCGTGCCAGGCGTCCAACGCCGAGGCCAGTGCCGCCGCCTGACGGTCGGTCAGCTCGAACCGTTCCCGTAGCCGCCCGGTGCGCAGCTCCACTGTGGCCGTCGGGGAACCCGCCGGGTCGTCGTACGGGGCGGTCCGGGCGAGGAACCGTTCCATGGCCTCGATCGGGTCGGCGTGCCGGCTCATCCAAGGATGCTAGCGGCTCCGGGTCGGAAAGGACCCGGACGCGATCCTGGTGGCGGCCCGTCCGGCGCGGACGGTGTCCGGACGAGCGGCCATCAGGGGGAGGCGTTGTCCGAGGCCGGCCGCCCACAGGAGGCGGCATCGGGGTGGCGGTGGGTCAGCGGACCGGGTCGTGGGTGCCCCGGGGAACGCCCGGCCGGCAGCGCCGGACCCGCTCGGCGGCCATCCGGCCGCCCAGCGCGAGGCCGTACCGCTCGACGGCGGTGAGGCCGTACGCGCTGCACGTGGGCGTGAACCGGCACTGGCCGGGCCAGCGGTGCGACAGCCACCGGCGGTAGCCGAGGATCGCTGCCCGGCCCGCCCGGTCGACCGTCGGGACGCGGACCGCCGAGGCCGTCGCCGCGCCGAGCGTCAGCAGGAACGAGAAGAGGCCGAAGTTGCAGCCGCCCGGGCCGTCGCAGCCGTCGCAGCCGTCGCACCCGCCACAGCCGTCGCACCCGCCGACGTAGCTGCTCTTCCGTTTGCGGTTGTGGTCGTGGCCCTTGCTCTTGAACATGCGGATCATGATGGGGCACGCCCGCCACCGGCCGTGCGGCTGTCCCGGCGATCAGTCGAGGCGGCCGAGGAACTCCAGGGTGCGGGTCAGGAGCAGGGCCGCCGCCTGCTCGTCGTAGTCCTTGCTGCTGCGGTCGGCGAAGAGGTGCCCGGAGCCGGGGTAGAGGAACAGCTCGGCGGTGTCGATCTCCTGGACGAGTTGCTGCATGACCGGGACGTCCGCCCAGTCGTCGTCGGCCATCGCGTGGAACTGGACGGGCGTACCAGTGGGCCAGGGGCTGTCGAAAGTCGCGGTCGGCGCGGCCCCCTCCATGATCAGCGCGCCGCGTGCGCCGGGGCGGGTCTGGGTGAGCGACTGGGCGGACATCGCGCCCAGCGAGAAGCCGGCGTACACCAGGTCGGCCGACAGCCCCTCGGCGGCGGCGGTGCCCCGGCGCGCGATCTCGTCGAAACCGATGGACCGGGCGTGCGCCACGCCCTCGTCGACCGAACCGAAGGTCGTGCCGTCGTACAGGTCGGGGGTGTGCACGGTGTGTCCGGCGGCCCGCCACCGGTCGGCGAACTCCATGAAGCCGGGGGTCTGCCCCAGCGCGTGGTGGAACAGCAGGATCTCGGTCATCGGGCCACCATAGGCCCGGGGTGCGACGCCCACCGGCATCGGTCACCCGGGATGCGGAACGCGTTCACCTGCTAGCCCGGTGGATTTGATCGAAGATCACCTTCTGGTCGGCGAAACTTTCTGGCATCATCCAGCGAAAGATCGACAATTTTGATCGTGGAGGTTCTCGATGCGTCTTCGTTTGGCGGGTGCCCTCAGTGCTGGCCTGATGCTGGCTGCCACCGTCCTGGTCCCGGCGTCCCCGGCCTCGGCCGCGCCCTCGTTCCGGACGCCGTTCCCGTGCAACCAGACGTGGTCGGGGTCGACCCGCACCACACACAGCCCGGCGTACGCGATCGACTTCAACCGGACCGACGACCACGGCGACCCGGTCAAGGCCAGCGCCCCGGGCACGGTCGACGTGGTCGCCAACCTCGGTGACACCAGCTACGGCCGGTACGTGCGGATCAACCACGGGGGTGGGTACACCACCTACTACGCCCACCTCAGCGGGTTCAACGTCTCGGTCGGCCAGTCCGTCGGCTACAACACCACCATCGGCTACGTGGGTAACAGCGGCGGCTCCAGCGGCTCGCACCTGCACTACGAGCAGCGGCTCAACGGCAACGACATCCAGGTCCGGTTCAGCGGCAACCTGGCCCTCTACTGGGGGACCAAGAACTACACCCGTACCGCCGGCTGCTGATCCACCCGGTTCGAGCCAGGGGTCCCGCAGCCGGTGCTGCGGGACCCCGGCATGTGCGGACTCAGATTCCCGGGACGCGGTGGGCGGTGTACTCGGAGCTGTTCAGGTAGGTCGTGGCATTGCTGATCACCACACCCGTCCAGGTGCCGTCCGGGTTCTGCCACTTGGGCGTGGCCTCCAGGACCGACGGCACCCCGTCGCCGTCCCCGTCACCGAGGTAGACCGCGACGTGGCCGTTCTTGGCGAGGAGGTCGCCGACCTGGAT
The nucleotide sequence above comes from Micromonospora pallida. Encoded proteins:
- a CDS encoding lysophospholipid acyltransferase family protein; the protein is MPELVYPPVIAAAKTMFRVLDLRITVEGAHHVPRAGGAVLASNHVSYLDFIFCGLGAQESKRLVRFMAKESVFTHKVSGPLMRGMRHIPVNREAGTGSYNEAVDALRRGEVVGVFPEATISRSFTVKSLKTGTVRMAQEAGVPVLPVALWGGQRLWTKGRPRTLTRRHVPITILIGEPLDPAAYQYAGKMNADLKTRLAALVDRAQREYPEQPSGPDDTWWQPAHLGGTAPTPEEADILDGKPPRPARTA
- a CDS encoding NACHT domain-containing protein, yielding MPLIETAATGLAKAVVTRAVGQWLGHRQARDARSLDLSELVATTFRDRIVRRKAETQMQSLVTEVTERIEQTFETEYGNLPEHEVTATLDTVSRVVTAGVSSDEQLFAADADPVRLTRALQPAYTAAAERAGLSEAATRLGERVLADCVRCHVELVRHLPEFTNRASQEILARFSRLSADLAEVLARLPAPPRTDAGDDDSFEQRYLQFVSKHHDQLELFGVDVHNFTPETTLSIAYLSLSVTDSSGGAGRRASAVRPPVQGAFGRLVNARSGKGLVGDGQTGLRVEGALGQHRRVLLRGEAGSGKSTLLRWLAINAARHGFTGELQDWNGRVPFLVKLRAYADRPLPLVGPQLGDDMAQFATEAPAGWVERIFAEGRALLLVDGVDELVRSQRAAVREWLRRILHRYPGIIVVVTSRPTAASARWLAGKDFAALMLEQMSPADIVVFVGRWHQAIGGARHLPCRIDELPRYERRLLARLEANRHLRGLATNPLMCAMLCALNLDRGDDLPHDRISLYQAALDMLLERRDTARNVPAYRRVGLGAQHARTLLQDLAWRLAISNRSELDTGQAQEHVTRKLATMPKVTAEPADVFEHLLDRSGVLKDVAEDRLSFVHRTFQEYLAAKEIAEENYIDALLEMAGRDIWRETVIMTAGLANSEYRQRLIGGLLDRADVAPGRKQRWLRLLAAACVETAPGLSPTIQDRIDASLVALLPPRSKVEARSLALAGDRVLDYLADDLTELTPSVAAAVVFTAAFVGGPRALEKLTRYGADARTPVVDALIQAADYFEPDEYGRRVLVDSPLLNGRITVDEWTAPMTHHLRHLRHVQFNVQPSPEVVRSLPPLQGLILERGIRGPIDREISALRAHPALEQLVVRLPLDPAALPTTLASLRDLSLVFPPPPSGRTDLSWLARFPRLTSLGLYDMCRPYSWRQLTNLPGLRSMVLSAASGRRPLDDVGFLRQLPALEFLGLIGCTDPRVLEHVANLRGLKTLLLMQLDVPGLDLALLHGLPLDHLDLDSYPGPLDLAPLTGHPTLETVDLQNCAGLTDLGPLTTMPRLRTLYLDDAGPPTTGLDLGPLRERRRLTVFADTDQRLHNREGVRVRSRS
- a CDS encoding response regulator yields the protein MDADTVAGAVSGPVRVAIVDDHPVVVEGIRSWLAVEPRLTVVATGDDPDVVLRDAPDADVVLLDLRLHGRMAVDSVAGLSAAGRRVVVYSEHTEPETMLAVLDAGAVAFLAKHEGREHCVATVLAAASDRAYVPPTLAGAMVGDARPDRPALSDKEREALLLWFQSMSKASVARRMRISEHTVKQYVDRARIKYTRAGRPAATKAALLARAIEDGLIRPEEIGVYQSYASSDRPTP
- a CDS encoding sensor histidine kinase, yielding MGTPTGHPPTVSPAGDALNRVFTTLPIMVRLTCGLAGAGAALAVRTEPVEPVLLVVAVVVLTGWSVWFAQSGRRSGLTPGLIGVDVMLTVAACLLLPHLVATEVLPGEVSWVAILASTSVIVAQLALRPRWAVPAGLLVTAAYATGAHLAGNDTEAVAHAVTLLVQTASTTALTTVLRGSSRRADAAFAERQRVLREALIARTAREVERRQNRDLHDTVLSTLTMVGLGAVRSGSPLLRERAAADLRTLAATGTPTEHKSDSPPAGGDATRAALDEWLRRAVARFPDLPVAVDLPAGHPVPMEVAVAFVEGTAAALANVLRHAPGAAVRVSLDRVTDTVVVEVADDGPGFAPARVPAHRYGLRESIRGRMAAVGGRALVDTAPGRGTRIRLEWPDAD
- the yidD gene encoding membrane protein insertion efficiency factor YidD, translated to MFKSKGHDHNRKRKSSYVGGCDGCGGCDGCDGCDGPGGCNFGLFSFLLTLGAATASAVRVPTVDRAGRAAILGYRRWLSHRWPGQCRFTPTCSAYGLTAVERYGLALGGRMAAERVRRCRPGVPRGTHDPVR
- a CDS encoding dienelactone hydrolase family protein, whose amino-acid sequence is MTEILLFHHALGQTPGFMEFADRWRAAGHTVHTPDLYDGTTFGSVDEGVAHARSIGFDEIARRGTAAAEGLSADLVYAGFSLGAMSAQSLTQTRPGARGALIMEGAAPTATFDSPWPTGTPVQFHAMADDDWADVPVMQQLVQEIDTAELFLYPGSGHLFADRSSKDYDEQAAALLLTRTLEFLGRLD
- a CDS encoding M23 family metallopeptidase, which produces MRLRLAGALSAGLMLAATVLVPASPASAAPSFRTPFPCNQTWSGSTRTTHSPAYAIDFNRTDDHGDPVKASAPGTVDVVANLGDTSYGRYVRINHGGGYTTYYAHLSGFNVSVGQSVGYNTTIGYVGNSGGSSGSHLHYEQRLNGNDIQVRFSGNLALYWGTKNYTRTAGC